Genomic segment of Populus nigra chromosome 6, ddPopNigr1.1, whole genome shotgun sequence:
GCAGAGAACAGAAGTGTTTTGTAGCTGTGTGAAGGTAGATTTGAAGAGGTCCGTATTTATAAGCTTTGGGAATTTGACGGTCCACGATAATACTTGGTGTTTGAAGGTTTTGATTGACGTGAGGACTCCTAAGTTGCAGCATGTTAGCTACCAACTTCCCTTGAAGCTTATGTTAACGTGAAGGCCACCTTCCTCCTctttcttttacaaaaaaaaatatatatatatatatatacaccttatattttttttttcctgttccgTGAGAGAGATTTATGCAATGTCGTCCTCGTGTCTGAAGAGCATGGGGATCTATCtttttttcacctttatttGCTTAAAAAACAGAATGCAACTATGGTTCGAATCCTAGACTTCTTGTTCAAACCCTAGACTTCTTGTTCGAACACGATGATTCTTGAGGATTCACCGGCCTGTCCATTTTTAACAAGTTCGATGTTCCTTCTATAAAAGAGTAAACCTCAAATATAGTTGAACTACTTTTTGTATCAATTTACTTTCAAATTATCTTAATTTCTCAATTGAAAATTCTTATTAGAATCGCTTAAAAATGTTATGTTTGTTCGTAAAATAATGTGATTGCTTATAGAAAAGGTGTATAATTTGGATGAAAATATGGTTGAACTATAAACGTgttgattaattttcttttgaaaatttaagattgaaatcgatacaaaaaattattagtgtaaaattaagattaattttaccATTCTATAAATTATGTTCAAAGGACTGTGGACTTAGGCCTGCTGTTTGTGGTTGTGCTGTAGACCGTGCGATCCATAtagattaataatatatttgtaatTCTAGAGTGACAGGTACATTCTCCTCTATctagttccttttttttttttcattatttttatttttttaatgcattttggGAAAGCtgaacatgaaaatatattctGGTTGTGGTCGCTGTCGTTGTTCCATAGgtaccgtttgggaacgcggctgcggcaacgttcccaaaaaatttgaaattttttttttttttttgctaaaatttaatatagtttgtacgatttggatcgttttgatgtgctgatgtaaaaaatgatttttaaaaaataaaaaaacatcattagcatgcattttggcacgaaaagttatttgaaaagcacccgcaaccacaatGCCAAACACGCAGGTCTCATAGACTTTCATCAACCTCCTTTTCTTCTACAGAGCACTGTTGAAATTAGACAAATAACCTTTTTTGCCCTTGGTTACATGGATGAAATTTCAGTCCTTCCATCTTGTATCCAGCccagaaaaacaagaaatcttTCCACCCCTTTTTGGAAAAGTAACCAGAATCCACTAGGAAGACCGAAAGCCACCATGCTGAGCTTTACCCAGCCAATTTCCAaccacaaaaagaaagaaatggaaccaagacaggaaaaaaagaaaggacaaACAGAGACAGCGAGAGATGGCCACTCCGTTATATACAAGCAACCAGTCTCCCTAGCCCATGGTAGGTACAAGGGCGACAAGCCTACAGGCAACTGGTTTTGTGCCTCAATTACTAAAAACAACGAAAAAATTGGAGCTCATACTTACAGCCTGCTCGTATTTTAGCTAGCTTCCGTGGACAAAATTTCAAGCTCTGCCCACCAAAGAGGAGAAAGTTTTGGGATTGCTGCATCTGGTGTCAGTGCAGTTATCTCTCTTAATCTTGCAGTTACGTCTCTCATTGCCGGTCTTCGTTTTGGATCCCGATGCACACAAGATTTTATTACTTCACCAATTCTCTCCAGCTTCTCCTCGTCGAAGGAGTCCAGAGTTGGATCTATCATTTCCTTAAGGGGCTGGTACCCTCTCAAATAGTCTGATGCCCAGTCTTCGAGTGAGACATTGTCCACTGAATATGGAAGCCTACCAGTAACCATTTCAAATAACAAGACACCAAAATTATAAACATTATTTTCCAGGCAAGCCAACGGCAGATCTGGGAGCTTCTTGCTAGATAGTTCCATCTCAGTTGCAATTATGTTGTTTGAGAAAGTGAAATCTGCGATTTTGGATGCGTAGTCCTCAGTTAGAGAGATGTCTGAAGAGCTCAGGTTGTTGTGAGCTATTGGTGGATTCAGCTGGTGCATATGCTCAAGGCAGTAAGCCATGCCCATTGCGATTCTCAGCCGCATTCCCCAATCCAAGTGCTCCGATTCTTTAACTGCAGGATGAAACTTTAATAATGAGATGTACAATATACAACAAAACTAAACACAAaggaaatagagagagagagagagagcttttctttttctagggGCAGAACTCAATAtagattatatttttcaaatgccTGACCCAGTGGCCAACTCGATCCTAAGTGCCTAAATCTTCCAAAACCTAACAGTGCAGCAAACTCAATCTCTTATTCACCAAGTGTTGAAAACcatgaaagagaaaaagaaatccCTAAAGTTGCACTCTGTTTAATCAACAATCATTTTCATTGCTCTCTATCTTCTCAAGATAGGGGGCTATTGCATAATTTGCATAAGATTCGATTCAGGATCATGGAAGATACaacaaaactaaagaaaatcAATACATTATTCATACTAATCAGAATgggtcaaactgaaagtacgATAGTTTTAACAGGAAGATTAACCAGGCAAAAGTTGcaatcatcttttgttttaagatattcttcatgatttttttgtattcacTCTGCACATTGATTTAGAACGATTaactgtgttttttaaattaacgaATCTCAACAACAAATGGAAAGCAGCCAACTGATCTTTATTTTTGGTATGCGGTCTGCCATAAAGATGCCGAACACAAATGTTTTCTCACTCACCGTGTAAATGCTCGAAGAGTGTCCCATTTGGAGCATATTCGAATACCATCATTCTTGTGAAAGGCTCCTCCTCCTCGCAGTACCCGAGAAGGTTAACAAAATTCTTGTGGTTCACTTTTGATAATTTCTCGATCTGAAGCATAAAATGTGAATAGAATTAGGAAATGCCAGACCACGGCATAAGCATAGGGTTCATTTGGGCGAGTTGTGGCCGTGAATTTTGAAAAGCTATTAATTATAGCttctagttttaaaattatataaattatagcttCTAGTTTTTAAAGCATAAGTACTgtttatatttgtgtttttaaaatgtttttttaaataaatttattttattttattttttattataaattaatattttatttaatatttttagctattttaatctgttaattttaaaaattaatttttaaaaataaaaaatattattttaatatattttttaattaaaaatatttaaaaaaacaaaagttatttcttataaaaaaaaattcacagtcACATCGATAATTTCCATACAGACACATAGTTAAACGGTGGTTACTCGTAATTACCTTCTGCCTAAACTGAACTTGTAGGGTCCTTGACCAATCCTTGGCAGAAGTTACTGCGACAGAGGCCACAGCTAGCACGGCTATTTCAACTCCACTAGACAAAGTCCCTTTGTATAGTGTGCCAATTGGTGAAGAACCAATTACATTACTAAAATCTTCACAACCTGCTTCAAGCTCAGATCTCTTAAGCTTTGGCACACCTGAAATGAAAATCTGAATTATGTTTCTACAAAGACAAGGTCAAAACATGAACAATGGAGCATGCAACGCTAAAGGGGATGGGGAAAGGAAACAGAGACACAAAAGGATGTGGACCCGCTTTCTCTTGCACATGCAGGTGGTCCAGGGTGCAACATCTATGataacaattacaaaaatatcGACAGTAATTATCACAAAGCATCAaagaattcaacaaattaaGTAAACTAAGTCCAATCCGACATCATTATCCAGATTATCCGGTTCAGgttttcatataatatattgACTGAATAGATGAACTGACaagaaattaattgttttcaatttggaAATGAAGTCCTAATAAATACCTCTTAATTATTTTACCAAGAAGAAAGACATACCAGTTACAAATGCTTTCTGAAGCTGTCCACTCAATCCTGTGGCCCAAGGATTGACAGAAACCTTATTGATTTTACAAATGTAT
This window contains:
- the LOC133697484 gene encoding inactive receptor-like serine/threonine-protein kinase At2g40270; the protein is MFYFLFLHLSLHLINTARVGAFLMEIKNWKFNRLGVVILFLLYQNLILCSSLNEEGMALLRLRERIVSDPYGALNSWKMDFGEIDHCSWFGVECSHDGKVVVLNLKDLCLEGMLAPEITNLVHIKSIILRNNSFTGIIPEGIGELKELEVLDFGYNNFSGPLPLDLGSNLSLAILLLDNNEQLSSLSPEIQHLDMLSEFQVDKNQLSNAVKGSSCNKRSITWNAAHTENAVHRRQMQNNHKLLPSTPPSPKPATPTVTSPPPPTMTSPAPTPSEPFGTSSAPDGSASPSISAPAPSNSSVPGVVFESSRSKKNQGPIIAGAVGGTSVILVSIISIYICKINKVSVNPWATGLSGQLQKAFVTGVPKLKRSELEAGCEDFSNVIGSSPIGTLYKGTLSSGVEIAVLAVASVAVTSAKDWSRTLQVQFRQKIEKLSKVNHKNFVNLLGYCEEEEPFTRMMVFEYAPNGTLFEHLHVKESEHLDWGMRLRIAMGMAYCLEHMHQLNPPIAHNNLSSSDISLTEDYASKIADFTFSNNIIATEMELSSKKLPDLPLACLENNVYNFGVLLFEMVTGRLPYSVDNVSLEDWASDYLRGYQPLKEMIDPTLDSFDEEKLERIGEVIKSCVHRDPKRRPAMRDVTARLREITALTPDAAIPKLSPLWWAELEILSTEAS